The window GATGATGCCCAAATCTCTCGGACCTCTAACCTTCGTCTTCACCGGCTCAGGAAATGTATCGCAGGTGAATGAAGAAGCATACTGAGTATTTCAATTTGAATGAAATAACATTTcaaatgaaaagaaatataacaCAAATCACTGATATTTCTGTATTGATTTCGACGCTGAATCCTCTCTATCCCATATGAttaatcttttctttttatagggaagtcaagaaaTCTTCCAAGAACTACCCCATGAATACGTTCCGCCTGAAATGTTGAGGAAAGTTGCTGAGCATGGAAGTAAGTCGAAAGACAAAATATATGcttaaagtgttttatttttaaatctcgACATGAACTAAATTGTAAGGAACTTATCTAACAACTAAGTGAATTTTATTGATGACAGGTCCAAATAAAATATACGGGTGTGAAGTTAGACGACGTCATCACCTAGAAAGGAAAAATGGTGGCGGATACGATCCCCAGGAATACGAAGAACATCCTGAAAGATATATTTCCACTTTTGCTCAGAAGGTAAGCATCATGAATATAATGTTACAAGGCCATTCCATATCAATGAAAGAATGAAAACAATTCAGGTGATTATAAATAATCTTTGCAATCACTATTAGCAACAAATAGAGTATCGGCAACTCGAAAACAATAAGATAAAAGCAAGATAAAACGTACGCTGACTTATCGGTCATGTAAGTAGGGTAATGAGAAATGTTTGTGAACAGATAGCGCCGTATACGTCAGTGCTCGTCAACTGTATCTACTGGGCGGTAGACAGTCCTAAACTACTGACCATCCCTGATGCTAAACACCTGCTACTGCCTTCGAATACTCCATGGCTTCCTAAGAGCATTGGAGCGCCAGCATTACCCCATCGGTAAGAATGTTTCAATACAGTTGTGTATATCTCTCATTGACTTTCATTTTGATAGGCACATTTGTACAACCCTTCACCCCTTATTGAAATCTCTCCCTAATTAGGTACTTTTAAGACAGCAAATGTATATTGTTAACTTGATAGGATGCTGGCAATCTGCGACATCTCAGCTGATCCCGGCGGTTCCATCGAGTTCATGAATGAGTGCACCACCATCGACACCCCCTTCTGCCTGTATGATGCCGACCGTAATAAAGATACTAAGAGGTAAATTATCTTCGTAATCATCAGCTTGTTGTAATCCAACGTTCCCATGTTTATGGGGTTCCCTATACATTTGCGCTACAATGTGCgattgtgttatgtatgtggtGTTATTGtacaaaatctatttttttttccaaaatacgaaaaaaagacatgttttgttttagtttcaAAGGCCCTGGAGTGTTAGTGTGCTCAATAGATAACATGCCAACACAACTTCCGAGAGAATCCACGGACTTCTTCGGAGACCTGCTGTATCCTTATGCTGAAGACATTATGTCATCTGATGCTTCGAGACCCCTGGAAGAGCATAACTTCAGTCCAGTAGTACAAGGGGTGAGTATATGTAGTACATATTTTAGCAGTAATTATTAATTGGTGGagctagtatttattttattagctaAGTATATCCCTATATTTCTTTTGTACAATCTTTGACCAatatctcacctgatgatatGATAATTAAAGAGTAAGTAATATTAACTATTTACATGATCCAATGTTATAGTGATAACAATGTTATGTTCCCGGATAGTGATCCGGGAACAGAGACGGCTGTTACCAATTTCACACTTTCAACCAGCTTCAAGGAAAGCAAGCGCAAGTTCTTCAGATACCAAAGAAAATGTAATTTACCACGTTTTATTAGTCACCACAGCACAAAATGTTTTCATTTTCAGGCTATTATAGCCAGCAACGGAAAATTGACACCAGCCTTCGAATACATTAATGATCTGAGAATGTCTAACACGTAAGTATTAAACTTTCACCTATGTTACAATAATATCCTGGGCAATTCAGCATGAAACAAGTTACTATTAAAATATTAGGTCCTCAAAGTAGATGACTTTACTAATAGGTACAACTGATGACTTTAATGAAAGATGACTTTACTAGTAGTCGGCTAATAATTTTTTATCTATTTCAGTCGGTCACGACATAAGGTAGAGGGTTTGGACCAAGAAACTCAGGTTGTAATCCTGGGCAGTGGACTAGTCTCAGCACCGGTCGTGGAATACCTGGCCAAGGATAAAAACGTTTCAGTCACCGTTGGTAAGTTTAACAAATTCTAGGAGACCTTTATAAACTCTACCGAACTTTCAGGTAGGAACTGATATTACAACTGCTATTGGtacacatacaatatacatacataatctcacgtctatattctcttgcttcctccacagtcatcaatcgtttcagagtagattgtactgaaccttaaacaacaacaactactATGATACCTTATAACTACAGGAGTAACAATGTGACCCagctacttattttttttgtttacttatggGGTATGCTTATCGGAACGATTGGCCGGAGATCACGCAAAGTggagaggagtagaaaaatcaaggggaggcctttgcccagcagtgggatcgtataggataaataagataagatgGGTTCTTTATCAAAAGTTTAATATCAATTTGGTTTAGGCTTGACCATAATCTCAATTGGTGGTAAGTGATAATGGGCCTTAGGTACGCTTAACTGACGCTACTTTCCCAATGTAAGAAGTAAACGAACCAATTTATGTTATTTCTACGTTAATTTTATTCCTTACAGCGTCACAAATCAAAGAAGACGCCGATATCCTAGCGGAACGTTACGGAGTGACCTCAGAATATCTTGAAGCTAACAATGAGGGAGCTTTGAGCAAACTAGCATCAAAAGCTAGAGTGGTAATATCTTTGTTACCATATGATTTGCACGGGGCAGTTGCCAGGGCGTGTGTCAACGCTGGCGTCCACATGGTCACAGCTTCTTACGTCACTCCTGAAGTTGCCGATTTACATAAAGCGTAAGCACTTGTTAGTCATTAAAATCTCCAGAAATTTATAAATCGAGAATTTTCGCTATAAAAACTGGAagataacaaacaaaaacaaaaaaaatatttttccttttctataatatcctcgtaaggcccggatttccagacacaatagttaaacaatgggatttggattttaaaaggactttgggccttacgaccatataattaataattaaaaaatgtataattatacttatgtagggtctacagttttttttttttaatagtgtaTTATACACAACAATATTAATTTCGCAGGGCTAAAGACGCTGGTTTGACACTATTGAATGAAGTGGGCTTAGACCCTGGGATTGATCATCTTCTGGCTCTGGAATGCATTCACGATATTCAGAATCACGGTGGCAGAGTTGATTCCTTCGTATCTTATTGTGGAGGTAATTTATATGATACttcatttcttttaaatttaaaaataaggaatgaagttcctttattttatgaatatgtcCATTTTTAGGTCTCCCTGCTCCAGAATTCAGTGACAATGCTCTTAGATACAAATTCTCGTGGAGTCCTCGTGGGGTTCTACTTAACACCATTTCAAGTGCCAAATATCTTAGCAAAGGACAGGTACGTAATGAAACATAGCCCAACTTAGTTGattcaacttttatttttttgcattcTCTATATACAATCTCTTTTTCTTGTACTGTTTTGCTATCCTAggacaccgggtgagagccctcagcgctccccatttgtccggccaagtagtaaatgccatgtgcggcaaaatttataataagtcacgtcaaaaccaAAACTACTACATAGGACTGAATATTTATAGGATTTATCAAATCAAAAGCAAATCTATCAAATCTGAGAGAATAAATATCAGAATCCTCATTAACATACAATTACTTGTCCTTCTCATTGCAGATAGTAGAAGTACTAAGCGGCGGCGAACTGATGTCAGTAGCAAGAGAACTAGATTTTCTTCCCGGTTTTGCCTTCGAAGGTTTCCCGAATAGAGATAGCACGAAGTATGCAGAACTTTACGGAATCCAAGATGCTCATACCATGTTTAGAGGCACTCTTAGGTACAGAGGTAAGTCAGAACACTTGAAATAATTCAAGTGATATACTTATATGTATTTAGGCAAAGAACTGTTCCCTTATAGATATATCTTATTGTTCACAGGATTCGCCGAAACTATGAAGTCACTGCAACTCTTTGGACTAGTTGACCCTAACCCTCATCCGTCGCTGCACCCTGAGGGTCCTGAAATCACATGGGTATGTAACAACAATTTGAAAATTAgttcaaagtaggtacttatgtcagaaaatgaataaattattaatccTAATTATTTCTAATAGGCTATTGATATAATCTTAAATATGACTTAAACTGCTCAGGCGTCGATAATATCGATATTTTACGTAAACAATTGTGCAGAAACTATCGATTTACAGCTAATAAGACGTACCAAGCGCAATAGAAATTAAACTCAAGATGAATATAAAAATTTCGATAAACCAACAAAACCCGTATCGTTTCCTTACAGCGTCAGTTCGCCTGTGAGCTTCTGGGGTTGACAGATAGTTCGATATTCTACGAGAACCTAAAGACCAGATTGTCTGAGCGTATTGGAATCACGGGCATGCAAGCTGTGGAGTCACTTGGCTTCCTTGGTGAGGACCGTATTGTCAAGTGCGGTACGCCACTCGACACTATCAGTCATTATCTCAGCAAGAAATTGCAACTCGGTAAGATAACATCTGCTTTGATCaacaaaatactttatactTTGTCAACCTTTATTATTTCACTGATGTCAAAGGCTTATCTTAGGACAATCCTTTGATTTCTGGTGATGTTTTCTAGAATAATTCGTATGTTCTATATCGActagtattaaataaattggATAACATATTTTTTGCCACAATAACTGTGATTGTAATAAGCTCGCCTAAGGATAAATATtatgtgtaattttttttggtattttaaataatgactATACAAACAAATGAACTGTTGTCGAcgtttgaatatttattgttacTAAAACAAAACTCTAAAAACAACAAATGCTGTATTAACGTTTGAAACTGCATCTATCGTAAATTAATGCAATCCTTCAAgctcatacattatttattacagaAAAAGACGAAACGGACTTCGTAGTCCTTCGACACGAGGTTGGAGTAACCTGGAGAGATGGAAAGAGGGAACGAAGAGATGTGACAATGACGGTGCGAGGTGACCCTGCTTCTCATACTGCTATGGCCAGAACTGTCGGCCTACCCACTGCTATTGCTGCCAAAATGGTGCTCGATGGTATGTTTGTCCTATAATTTGTCCTTGTATCACCGATTTCTTTACATTGTTACTGTAGAGTTTGCGTTGATGAAAATTCATCGTAATAAGAAGGAGATGTACACACATATAAACACACAAACTCTACATATAAATTCTGCAAACTACAAATAGTACCAAAGCAATTTAAAGCCAAATCTACAAAGTGTGAAAAAAATTAAGTCTACGAATGAAATTCAGGATTTTGGTCAATAAAGCACAAAGACTTGTTATCTACAGTTTACACAAACGAAATTGTAGGTGCACGAACTTCCCCCACAAAACATCCCCCGCATTATCTGCTTATACCTTTAAAAGAGATTGAGCACATGGTATACAAACACACACTAGAAGTTGGTATAATTAATTGAATGAGTGAATTTGTCAGTATGAAATGTCATTAtaatcttctttttttattttcaggtgAAATCCAAGAACGAGGTGTCGTAAGACCCTTCTCACCTGTAGTGTACAGGTCACTACTTTCAAGGCTACGAGCAGACGGGATCGTCGCTAGAGAAACCACCAAGCCATTAAATtgaataagaagaagaagattgaattATAGATAGTCAAAACATCGAAGAATTGTCGTCTGCATGTGCTCAACGTGTTTAAGTATTTCGTGTTCTTGTGTAAATATTGTATGTAAGCAAGCTCATTTGTGTGTTACGCTAAGACCTAAtgttaagtataattattaagtttttaaataaatatttaaacataatttcaataaataagcTGTTTCATTGTCTTTTTGGATACTTCCCAAAGCATATTTTAAAGTAAGTTCCTATCGTTCTCAAACTCTTTGATAGTCAAGTTATAAAGTAATGTCAAGAGGCCTTTAGATTTTCAAAAACTATAACAAACGTTTTCGATTTCAGCAAGGCAGCCGCCGAAAATGAAAATACTGCTATCCAGTAATGTCAACTGGAAAAAAAAGGTCTGACATGCTTGTCATTCTTATATCATTTTTTTGCTAACCTAAAATGTTTTATCAAATGACTTGATTTTGCTattttgagttattttttacggttatttttataaatttattgagCTAAATCTCGATTGTGTCGTGACACGTCCGTTTTTACACTTAGGATTTTTTAATGCGTGACAATTTAGTAATGATGACTTTGCGCTAAAGTCATATGAAATGGAAAACGACCCGAATAACACTGTAAGTACTGCTATGGTAGTGCCAGAGAGCAGCTTATGCGGCGAGGTTCTGGCGCGCTGTGCCGAGCGATACGTGGTCTGCTTAGCTCAATGACAACGTTTATTATCTTCTGCTTTGTTTACATCTTCATTTCTGTCGATCCTAGCCCAGACAGATACTATTTAGAcaaattttagatttttttaagagTCTTTAAATCAAGCCTTCAGTATTTGTACGATCACGTAAAGTTATAGAAACATACTTGTCCCCATATTCCTTAAGTtttctaaatatatttaaaaaacaggcatgttttaaaatgtcgtatgcagtaagtacctaagtttcCTAATTTGTTCTTTAAGCTTTACGCAATAAGgatttaacctaacctaatcttAGTTTTATTGCAACAAAAAGTATGGACTTATATAATTGGGTGAGTCTTAACAAGTCTCTTTTACTTTACTGTGGCAGTCCAATGCTAGAAGTCGGTACCTACCGATTTGCAAATTTCATATGTACATGTTGCTTATTGCTTTGATAACTCTCGATTCATATGTTAGGTACTGTGCTGTTGTACACTTAAATTATCAGTCCAATGGAGTTCTAAAAATGGAAATCAGAACTCTAAATTTACAGTTAGGCAAAATTAGATGCTGTTTAAGAGGAAGATTAAAACATCCATCGATTTGAAACTAAACACTGGGCTGCAtctcgatcaaccggagagggagaattctccaccacgctgctccactgtgcaTTAACGGAGTGATTTGGGCTGATAACCAGCCGCCAGCGTCTTCACGCTCAAGCGAACAAACAGCCTTCTACAAAGGAAttgaattattataagtatttatatgttCCGTCCCTCTGACCTGGTATGCGCGTAGAAAACGCAAAAGgtggcggcccaaagagacctgacGACCCTCGATTGACAACTTTCGGCATATCtcgggagcaagctacagaggctgcaaaagatcgcgaggagtggaaatctgttattcgagtccTAGATCCCATCAGGGGataaaggattagaagaagataaaataacataacataaactgcctatatacgtcccactgctgggcacaggcctcacctcaatcaaccggagggggtagaaGAAGATATATATGCACTATTTATTACCCGCGATTTTGTTCACTATTAAAGCCCCTTTTTACCCCCCTAGGGagtgaatttcgcaaaatcctgtATCAGTGAATActtacgtcctaaaaggaaccccaagtaaattcatgattattttatattggtatACTTAATAATGTGTATTTTGTATTGTTAGACGGCGGGTCGCGAGACTGGGCGGTGCATGTCGGTGGCAGCAATGCAGGCGCTGCACCGGCTGCGCGAGTGCAGGCTGCTCTGCGACGCCATTGTGCGCGCGGACGACGGCGCCGCCTTCCCCGTGCACCGCGCCATCCTCTCTGCTTGCAGCCCATACTTCCTGTTAGCATCCTTTCCTCCCTTACCCATGCATAAGTAGGTTGGATCAGGGCCCAGTCCTCACGCCAAACCGCGCATCTGCTTCACACTACGTATACACGCTGCGCccagtaaaaaagtaaattgtGGTGTAATCCAAGAAAGTACCtgcacattattattattataattttgaaacCGACATTAGGAAcatcgttttaagtttacgcggttattatcatattacgcagtaagaacccgttattatgtgttttaattaggaacATCGTGTTACCATTTTAAGATGCTACTGGCTCAACGTTCCTCGCTCTTCTACACACACGCAAACATAATCCTACGTCCATAATAGGGaaggcaaagccacaagtaatcagaagaaaacttagagCCATTTTTGTACGAAATCGTGAGattaatattatgtacagtATGATGACAGACGATCAGAAAATCGCCAATATAAATAGTTCATCGTTTTGGAAGCATCTTCCTACCTGCAGTCGTATAAAATTTCCCATCATTATGAGAAAGAATCCTATAAATTCCCCGTCCCGCATTGACCTTGCATTCGCCAACCGGAGGTTTGGAGCCAAcaaaatagatacctacacCAAACTGTTTTGCGAGGTGATAGAGTAACTTATTACGCAATATGACGTAAGCTATaaaacgtattttattttacatgtaCTACTGACGCACCATAATTCATACGCacacattatttttgtaaaaactataataacaataacattttgGCAATGAAATGTACGGACTTATTACATTATTGGTAATATTAGATAACCGTAAGTACTAAAAATAACAACCTTTATCACAAAACAGGCAAATTCAGTCCTTACACTAAGTAGGAACGAAAATATAATCGAAATAAGAAAAACACTGACTGCTAACGTTTTTATAAGAAGGATGTCAGGTGAAAACATATAACAACTGACTGTAATGTATCTCCATAAGGGCACTGTTTACAACAACGCTGCACTCTCGCGAGCAGAGCGATGTGTTGATATCGGGTGTACGTTCCGAGATTCTTCTGCTGCTTATCGAGTACGCGTACCTGCGGCGCATTGACGTGACGGACACCAACGTGCACGAGCTCCTTATGACGGCAGACTACCTGGCCTTCCTCGGCGTGTTGCAGCTCTGCTGCGACCACCTCCGCGTCTCGCTCAACCCTAAGAACTGCCTCGGCATCATGATGTTTGCCAGGTGAACTTTGGTCTTGATTTTTTAATTTCGCAGCTAtttgaataatataattaggtaccaCACTATTTTGTTACTGGCTGCTTGACTCTGACTAGTATCATGTGATATTTCACCTAGAACAGGCACCCAATATTTCATAAACACTCACACGCTGCGAATAAATAATTTCACATTACATTATTCTTTTTTCAGGCGTGTGTTTTGTTACAAGCTAGAGGCAGATGCCCGAAGATATTTGTTGCGTTATTTCGTGACTGTTGCGACGCAAAGTGATGAGTTTCTTCATTTACCGCTCGAGGAGCTTAACTCCATAATCCTCGAGGACGAACTAAATGTTAAGAGCGAGGAAGTGGTTTGGGAGGCCGTGCTGCGCTGGGTTAACTACGACCCCGACAACCGCTGGCAGCATACCGTCAAGCTCATGGGAAGCATAAGGCTCGGCCTTCTCGATACTCAAGTAAGTACTCTTCAGTTACCTACGTGAAAttactctttttatttattaatcttcGCATTTCTTTTACAGTTCTTTTTGGAAAATGTCAAAGACCATCCCTACGTAACCGGCAACGAAGGCTCTCGCCCGATTATTATTGAGACCCTGAAGTTTTTATACGACTTGGAAATGATCGCTCAGAGAGACGGTGAAGTCGCCACTCCGGAGATCGCAAGACCGAGAGTTCCTCATGAAgtaatattcatattttaacCTCCTTAAACAATAAGTCGTAAGCCATGTAATCTGAGATTCAACTGTTATAGGTTCTGTTTGCGATCGGAGGATGGAGTGGTGGTTCACCAACAGCCTTCATTGAGACCTATGACACGAGAGCTGATCGTTGGATAAAGGTAAATTGAGgtgaaattgaattttaatGATCAACGATAATTCAGTTTGATCATAATTATTCTGTTAAGGTGGAAGAAGTGGACCCTGCCGGGCCGCGAGCTTACCACGGCACGGCGGTACTTGGATATTGTATTTACGTCATCGGCGGCTTCGATGGAATGGATTACTTCAACTCGTGCCGTTGCTTTGATGCTGTCACTAAAACTTGGCGTGAGGTAATGTTTGATTTCTTCCGCTAATACCTGCAATAAAAAGTCAAAGTataaaaaagagtaaaattGTTTTGTAATCAGTATTTTAGTCTATGTATACACGTGTGTGAATAAAGCGTTTGTCCAGG is drawn from Pectinophora gossypiella chromosome 7, ilPecGoss1.1, whole genome shotgun sequence and contains these coding sequences:
- the LOC126367999 gene encoding alpha-aminoadipic semialdehyde synthase, mitochondrial, with protein sequence MLHKSAALRATLLKKHVAFYSSKPRRVIAIRREDQSVWERRAPFSPLNVSRLVRQGVKVIVQPSNRRAYPMQTYISAGAIVQEDISEASVIFGVKQTPIDLLIPNKTYCFFSHTIKAQEGNMPMLDAILAKNIRLIDYEKLMDDAGNRVVAFGKYAGVAGMINILHGLGLRLLALGHHTPFMHIGPAHNYRSSSMARQAIRDAGYEVALGMMPKSLGPLTFVFTGSGNVSQGSQEIFQELPHEYVPPEMLRKVAEHGSPNKIYGCEVRRRHHLERKNGGGYDPQEYEEHPERYISTFAQKIAPYTSVLVNCIYWAVDSPKLLTIPDAKHLLLPSNTPWLPKSIGAPALPHRMLAICDISADPGGSIEFMNECTTIDTPFCLYDADRNKDTKSFKGPGVLVCSIDNMPTQLPRESTDFFGDLLYPYAEDIMSSDASRPLEEHNFSPVVQGAIIASNGKLTPAFEYINDLRMSNTRSRHKVEGLDQETQVVILGSGLVSAPVVEYLAKDKNVSVTVASQIKEDADILAERYGVTSEYLEANNEGALSKLASKARVVISLLPYDLHGAVARACVNAGVHMVTASYVTPEVADLHKAAKDAGLTLLNEVGLDPGIDHLLALECIHDIQNHGGRVDSFVSYCGGLPAPEFSDNALRYKFSWSPRGVLLNTISSAKYLSKGQIVEVLSGGELMSVARELDFLPGFAFEGFPNRDSTKYAELYGIQDAHTMFRGTLRYRGFAETMKSLQLFGLVDPNPHPSLHPEGPEITWRQFACELLGLTDSSIFYENLKTRLSERIGITGMQAVESLGFLGEDRIVKCGTPLDTISHYLSKKLQLEKDETDFVVLRHEVGVTWRDGKRERRDVTMTVRGDPASHTAMARTVGLPTAIAAKMVLDGEIQERGVVRPFSPVVYRSLLSRLRADGIVARETTKPLN
- the LOC126368304 gene encoding kelch-like protein 10 codes for the protein MENDPNNTTAGRETGRCMSVAAMQALHRLRECRLLCDAIVRADDGAAFPVHRAILSACSPYFLLASFPPLPMHKALFTTTLHSREQSDVLISGVRSEILLLLIEYAYLRRIDVTDTNVHELLMTADYLAFLGVLQLCCDHLRVSLNPKNCLGIMMFARRVFCYKLEADARRYLLRYFVTVATQSDEFLHLPLEELNSIILEDELNVKSEEVVWEAVLRWVNYDPDNRWQHTVKLMGSIRLGLLDTQFFLENVKDHPYVTGNEGSRPIIIETLKFLYDLEMIAQRDGEVATPEIARPRVPHEVLFAIGGWSGGSPTAFIETYDTRADRWIKVEEVDPAGPRAYHGTAVLGYCIYVIGGFDGMDYFNSCRCFDAVTKTWREVAPMNARRCYVSVAVLGETIYAMGGYDGHHRQNTAERFNHRTNQWSLVAPMNAQRSDASAAALDNKIYITGGFNGQECMNSVEVYDPDTNQWTNLAPMRSRRSGVSCIAYHNKIYVIGGFNGISRMCSGEVYDPLSNTWAPVPDMYNPRSNFAIEVIDDMIFAIGGFNGVTTIYHVECYDERTNEWYEATDMNIYRSALSACVIMGLPNVYDYIHKHRERLMEEKRQKILLSETARHGQHRTALPDVHLMEDNDDMLEQLGLMENQANNDIPVPPPPPPPPPQPMEQE